In the Bicyclus anynana chromosome 22, ilBicAnyn1.1, whole genome shotgun sequence genome, ATATAAACTCTCCATAGCGTATAGTGTATTCACTGCGTGAATCATAATATTAGGTTCACACACCTTTGCCCAATACCTTTGATAGCATACAGTGCTCTATTTGAAGTCTTGTTCTCTACAAACCCTACACTTCCACCAGAATGTATTGCCTTGCCGAAGTTTTAAATTGGTAGAGGTCAGTTAGTTACACAGGAAACAGTTACACTATTAAATACACTTAACTTACTTGCGCCGCCTTGTGCTAATGCTTGTGATTGAGCCATAGCATTTCCAAATGATGATGCTTGAGACTGTGCTGAAGAATCCCAAGCGTTGCCTAAATTATTGCCTGGATATGGGTATAACGACTGAGCATTTTGATTTCCAAATGATGATGCCTGAGCATTTGCTTGCGCTTGTGCTGAATAATCCCAAGCGTTGCCTAGATTATTGCCTGGATATGGGTATAACGACTGAGCATTTGGATTTCCAAATGATGATGCCTGAGCATTTGCCTGCGCTTGTGCTGAAGAATCCCAAGCGTTGCCTAGATTATTGCCTGGATATGGGTATAACGACTGAGCATTTGGATTTCCAAATGATGATGACTGAGCATTCGCCTGCGCTTGTGCTGAAGAATCCCATGCGTTGCTTCCAGGCTGATATAGTGGTTCTACATTATCAGTTGGATACGGGTATATTGATGGATACAATTGAGAAGCAGCTATTGCATCTGCTTGTGCACTAGCTTGACTATTCCCAGGCAAAGTGTATGTGGCATATGGAGAAGATTGAGACTGTGCATTGGCTATAGCTTCGGCCTGAGCTTGGGCATTGGATTGGCTACCTGGCAAATAAGGATAAAGTCCATAACCTCCACCAGATTGAGCTAATGCATCTTGTGACATAGCACTAGATTGAGCTAGTGCATCAGCTTGAGACATCGCACTAGATTGTCCTCCTTGACCATACATTCCAAACGAAGGTAAACTATTGGACTGGGCTATTGCTTCAGCTTGGGATTGTGCTTGATTACTTCCGAGAAAAGGATATGTACCATATGGAGAAAATTGGGATTGGGCATTGGCTATAGCTTCGGCCTGAGATTGGGTATTAGATTGACTACCTGGCAAATAAGGATAGAGTCCATAACCTCTACCAGATTGGGCTAAAGCTTCAGCTTGGGACGGCGCAGTTGATTGTCCTCCACCGTACATTCCAGGAAGTAAATTACTGGACTCAGCCATAGTTTGTGATTGAGCTTGTGCACTAGAAGTACCACTTGAGGTGTATGGATAATTGCCATATGGAGATGACAGAGATGTTTGAGCATTCGCTAAGGCATTGGCTTGTGCATTAGACAGTCCGCTTCCAGGTAAATATGGATAGTTGCCATACGGAGATATATTTGTACTCCCTGTTTGACTATTTGCCAACGCCTCAGCTGAGCTGGATGGAGATTCTCTTATAAAATAAGGGTATTGGTTATTGCCTTGATTGTAACCTGCAGCAGTATTAGATAAAGAATTTGGGAAAGACAGCCCTGATCCACTGGCCTGGGCTAACGCTTGGGAGGCAGATGAAGCAGATTGGTATCCCTGTAGTGCATTTGCTATTCCTGATTGCTGATTAGCTTGAGCAATGGCCATTGCACCAGCGTTGCTATCGAACCTTGGACCTGAAAAAGAAACTATTTTCGTCAAAAATTTCACCAGATCATTACTgataaactattaattttagaaaCACATAGTACTCTGTACTTGGATGCTAATAGAGACAAATTTCATGCTAAAAATGCTAGTGGCCCAATAGATTTGTATTCCTGGCCGGTCTATAAAAGTGATGATTGTAAGTACTCACGACAATTGGGTTGTGGAATGCACTTCGCATATACGTATTGGTACTCTACTTCACAAGTACAGATGTTGCAATTGTCGACATATGGTTGATTGGGAGCTCTGAACCGGCATGTTTGTTCTAGAAATATGGAATTATAAACATTACTTtaccaattttatttacatttatttatacaaaactatataaaaatatttttgtgataaattaCCAAATACAAGAGTAGTACTCCACAGTTATACTCACTATTTGCTTTTAATCTCAATAAACAGCCTTTGAAAATCATAACTCACCAAGAAATACAAGGTCGCTATACAATGGAGGAGGTCCtgaaataacaaagaaaagcCGAATTGGTCATTACTGTCccacaataaaaataagttatttcaCACAATAACTCTTACAACGAACGTCCTTACCTGGAACGGGCGAAAATACAACAATGAGTTACACATAAAGATCTATTGGAATGGGAACCCCAAGGGTGACAGGTCGATAAATGGGCATCGAGAAAGCAATCCACTTAGCTCGTGGTCAATCATTGAACGCTTgctatttttattgttacaatGATTGCCCAACAAACGGTGGGCCCTTATACAGTTATTGCGTTTCCTTTTAGAGTTCCCCGTTCTCCTATCAGTGCCCAATTTCCCCTTTCATGTTTTCGACTTTTATGACACCTGTGGTGATTGTTTACAGCCCCCACGTTTGAAGGTGTTTTATAGAGAATCGGTTTTGAATATTGACACTTGCAAAGAATTATCAAATTGCGTAACTCTATAAGCAAATAGCTTTAAAATCCTTTGAAGCGAAACGTTTAGAAGATCTAGATGTAGAAAGGCACCTTCGAAAGACCAGGCAAAAGTCTACCTATATCTACAATAGTAGTGGTCAGTTATTTTGCCAGTCGTGCAACCGGAATTTTAAAACTAAGTTTGGTTTTTCCAGTTACATCCTGGTGCACTCTAGACGTTGAAGCCATTGAAGGATACGTCAAGGAGGACCTAATGAAaatgtagaatattttttttttaacgtaaaaGAGCTTATAACGATACATTTTTAAGtaagatatttaataatttatgtactaTATCCTTGAACCTTTGCTTAATTTTagttctattttaattattgtcttacAAACAGTGGGCCCTTTTACTGTTATTACGTTTCTATTTTGCTGACATCAGTGCCCAATTTTCCCCTTCTTGTTTTCGACTTTGGCATGTGTGTGAAGTTTATTGTGTCTTCGGGAATCGATTTTAATTAGACCGTGATACCCTTAACTTATTAGAGCATACTATAAGTTTTGCTTtcctgtttttaaaatttatcagTTAGTTCAACGACTTGCAAAATCCCGCTTTTTCTAGAGAATGTTTTCATGAACTTTAGCAATTAGTTATTTAGTTCTTATTACtcatatacttatttatttatgaatgaaTTTATAATTGAATTTCGATCGTGAAACTGATTTTCACAAACTGCTTTCAATGCTCCCGTTTCTCGGATCGCCGGGTAATTTAGCTCGCTTATGTATTCGCCCTTAACAGCACCTGTGGCGGTTGTGTATGGCGCCCATTTTTTCACCCGTTTGTCAATTTTGACGGTCATGTCGTGTGGAGTGTCGTAaattttttggttttatttgcTCCGCGTTGCCTGTTCGAGATAAACGcatttattttttctcttttctGTTGTTTTCGTGCGGCTCTGTTGAGCTTAgtgtattattgttattataagttatgtaTTAGGTAGGTTTATTGTTGAAGCTGTTTATCCTTCGTTTattcttgactgcgatctcacctgatgttaagcgaCTGTGCAGTCTGAGGTGATATATGAGTTTATTCAACCTGTATCTTTAAATCTCAGCATCAAAAAAGGAACCCCTGGCTGTGTTTGTTATGGGCTCTTGTCGGACCACGGCGCGTTTGGAACACacgtttctttaattttaaggtttcgactttacttatcaccatttaatctgacgtttcaaaagttcttgtaaattaaagcctactttaaatttgaatttgcatCAAACCAGAAtattaaatcgcttggtggtacgtatATTATACCGATTGAGCAAAGATAGGGCGTCCAttaatccgcatcgtacggatcgcaacGAACGAATctcacgtaaaattaaaaacccgGTTGATGCTATGGTTCTgatgtacgatgcggataagtgAACGCCTTTGTATACTAGCCACGGCGTAAGCTAactaaacaattattaaaacctatttagttactattttttaatttataaattgaataGACACATACCAAACATATTAGGCGGGTGTGatgctaaaagaaaaataaccgttattttttttaattagtcaaatattaaatactaaaataaaaaaaatatttctacttaCGTTTATGAGGCAGAAGTAAAGGTGGTTCTGGAAGGTTAAAATTAATACGACAAAATATAAGatcattgtatattttttaggtaaataaaaaaaaggttggcTACCTTCAGTGAACTTCagtgttattattaaaatgttttttttattttgtttaatactaataatactattttttataacaaagtataacaataaagaatataattataatctcaAATATCAAAGGTTTTTTCTGATGGTAACCTTGCAAATATGGTAGGCGCGTTAATTGGCGCGTACCTATTTCTTGCAAACGTGGTAGGGAGAACATTATAAatacttttgaaaataataattaaacggtTACTTACCAGGTATTGGAGGCTCGATACCTAAAAacgaatttataattaattcttaatttaccataTATATCAGATTTCATAGTTATTTTGATGTAAATACTAATTTTGTTTCGCCAACTTTAACTATAGTTTAACTATACTCCGCGCCGCGAAAAAAGTCCTGTgcactaatgtcttaatggcgcttactgacatttgtgtaaggcgctgtcaattttagttcagatttCAGCTGCGGGActgaaaagccgtgatagcccagtggatatgacctctgcctccggagggtgtgggttcaaatccggtccggggcatgcacctccaacttttcagttgtgtgcattttaagaaattaaatatcaggtgtctcaaacggtgaagaaaaacatcgtgcagaaacctgcataccaaggaattttcttaattctctgcgcgtgtgaagtctgccaatcagcattgggccagcgtggttggcctaacccctctcattctgagaggagaggttgataatgatgatgattgagcTGGACTTTTGTCGTGGTGTGGAGTCTGTGGATTACTTACAGCATGACTTTTTCGTGTAACAATTGACTTCGATGTTGACGATGTTGTTGGCGTATATTTCGCTGCAAATACAGATTTGGCAGTCGTCCCATGGGTGCTGGAAGGGTGTATTTGGTGGGTACGGTCTGCAGGTATCatctgtaataataaatattatggttTACTCCACaacatcatctccttacccttatccacTTAAGTtaggtcggaaaaatatgtcaatcttttccattcgtctctattactcgtcaactcatcatccactccttttacacacaatgtcctctttcacaaccatctcttctttggccttcctctcctcttatgtccttccacttacACATTCAATTATGGTTTACTGTACACCATTGactataatgtaaattaaacagttgtttttaataatactgTGACGGTGAAGATATccaatacttttttgtttttcgaaAAACGAACGAAGTTGAAGTATTcgaagtgaaggaaaaacatcgtgaggaaacctgcataccagagaattttcttaattctctgcgtgtgtgaagtctgccaatctgcattggggcagcgtggtggactattggccttacctttctcattcttagaggagactagagctcagcagtgagccgaatatgggttgataaagatgaatGATGATTTACGCGGTAACTTACGCGGTGGCGGTCCAGGGAGAGGGCTTGGCGGTTTTGGCACAGGCTGTACTATTGGCGGCCAGGGaactgaaacaaaaataaaataaaatatatcacggACACTGGTGTGCACAAGATtgtaactagggtatgcactaataatataaattatacaaactgGAAAACTTCTTCTACGggtacaataggctagttgacacttttttaatggTATTTGTATTGTTCTTTATCGttctagattgaaaaaaatcatattttttagagacgtgacatgaaaattttaatttttaaatattgtttgacaatacgagcccaaaacgcctgtcggcgaTGATCTttgtatttcaactgtttcatgacgtcacgttaagaAATCCCTAACAAACCGTTTGTTAGGGATTtcttaacgtgacgtcatgaaacagttcgGCTTTTGACAAATACAAcaagttaacaattagtttgacgtttagtacatcaagtaacattgtgacgtcacaaaatgattTTGACGTACATCgacgatttgaaaaaatataatgatttttaaattaagttttttattatatccttaacttttattaattaatatcgatatatttcggacccctaatctatgtaggtattatacgaaattaatatcataatgttatattaaatttgatattagTCAATTACCCTATTATTGATACCCTATTAATGACCTGGTGATATGGACTCTATATCCCAGTGTATAGAGTCCATATCACCAGGTCATTTCTGTCTGCATAAAGTACATGTCATGTGTCAGGAAGTCATGTCGAACTGTGAACATCCATCGTCTGGTGATGAGGATTTGAgagtatgaaataataaaattgttaactTACTTGGTTCAATGTCCGTTGGACCTGGAGTGTTATCTGGAATTATTGGCGGCAATGGTGCAGGCGGTGTCGGGGGTGGTGTTGGTATTATGGGATATTCCGGAATTGTTGGATATTCCGGTACTATGGGAGTTTCCGGTATCATCGGATATTCCGGCGTTGGTGGTAAGGGATACCTTTCTGGAAAGAAgaatgtaaattattgtttatttttttattttaacctttCGAGAAACGAGTTAAAGATCGAACTTTTACGACCATATTCATGTTATCTTATTCTTAATttgtttacagtttgatttgttaattaagttgtcctgacaagtgttgtgagtcataacctttgttcgacattagcttttataaatttgtaatcacttttgagtcctataatctatatatataaaagaaagtcgtgttagttactccacttataactcaagaaaggctgaaccgatttagctgaaaattggcagggaggtagtttagagccaggagaaggacatagaatactttttatcccgttcGATAGCATTCCCGTGTGACTTGACATGAAACGCAAAACGCAAATGAAAGCTATCTAATTGACGTATAATGACAGATATGTAATGACGTATGGATGacaatatgatattttattatatagtagggtaggagtagggtaggggtagggtggggatagggtagtggtagggtaggggtagggtaggggtagttgaaagtttacatcgagtttcacgcggacgaagtcacgggcgtccgctagtaatgtataTTCATTAGAGTTGAGAATAGGTAATTCTCATAACAActccaaatttatttattaatttttattttatatggaaggataatttattcatttatttgatcACTTACCACAAGCCGGATCCGGCTGACATGCCATCTTCTTCTCTGGAACCCATGCGTTTGTTTCTATCACGCACTTGCATAGCATACATCGCTCCGTCGGATGAGGGAACTGGACGTTGAGAGGTAGATTTTCGCAGAGTGGCACTGTGGACATTGATGATagattgataaataatattatcaaattattaataacaaaaaagtcGAAGAGCTGGTGGACATtgcccaaggtgctggaatggcgaccctgcactagaaagcgcagtgttagtcgaccaggtggactgacgacatcaagcgagtcgcagggattcgctggatgcaggctcagtatcatgatgtttggaagtccctacaaagggcctatgtcctgtagtcgacgttcatcggctgttatgatgatgatgatgatgatgatgatgattaataacAAAAGTGTATAATcagatatttttgtaaaatattggtcattacaatcattgacctcttataataaaaggacgcacaatcatgtagaaaattttacttaaaaactgggCCAATTATGCTTTGACtgtagaattattggtaaagatgggataaaggcctttaaatatagcaAATTCAACGTTAAGGGTTGAgtttaatgttgaatttgcaaatgcgactacttgaattgagtgccaagaagttgtctttggcactcattgaatgAGAACGTTCTTTGgccgctgattgtgcatccactgtttaataggagatcaatgaTTACAGTATATACTTAGGTATAGATAATATCTATAGCTTTTATTTAAGGTCCTCGGACCTAGACCTCGTCAGGCCaaccaaaaaaattaattaaattcggTTGGGagctatatctatactctatactaatattacaaagctgaagagtttgcttgtttgattgaacgcgctaatctccggaactactggtccgatttgaaaaattctttcagtgttagatagcatatttatcgagaaaggctatgagctatatattattcccgtattcctacggaaacgggaaccacgcggttaaaaccgcgcggcgtcagctagttatttataatattatgatagtaTACGTACTCGGTACAGGCCTTGGTGGTACGGGTAGAGGGGctgcaaacaaaacaaatatttgttgGTTCCATCACGCGAAGGGATCAAAGTAAACATTGACTGTTTCTATTGCTTTCATACTTACGTATCGGAATGAATTCCGGCGGGGTAACTGGAACAAAACAaaagttttagttatttatgtGTGTTCCAGTCCAATAAGTTGTCAGGGTTGAATATCAATTTAAACATCAATATATAGGTACAATTATCTGCccacttttatatatttctgtCATATTAATGTCGGCgggtaattgtgcctctgagtatagtaaGTTGATGAACTCAAActcgtactcaatgtgcgaagccaatgacaattccgcgacgctttgaggcccatctaacgatctacgatctaTGAACTTCCTTGACTGcgtctcacttgatgttaagtgacggcctccgtggcgcagtggtatgcgtggtggatttacaaaactaggttctaggttcgatccccggctgaaccgattgagattttctttattggtcaaggtctggctggtgggaggcttcggccgtgaatagttaccaccccaccgacaaagacgtaccgccaagcgatttagcgttccggtacgatgccgtgtagaaaccgaaagaggtgtggattttcatcctcctcctatcaagttagcccgcttccatcttagattgcatcgccacttaataccatcaggtgagattgtcaagggtaaacttgtaaaaaaataaaaacttaccgCAACTTGGATTCTCCTCGCATTTGATTTGCACATCTTCTTGGCCGAATGAGTTGATGATTGTCGTACATACACACGTTTGACAAGGGTTGAGTGGATTTTCGAAAGGCGTGTTAGTTGGTAACGGCGAGCaagatactaaaaaaatattaaatgacgtcattgttaaaatattcaaacaacGAGGCTCTTTGCAATAGTCCATTATGTAAAATATGTCATAAGAAGtttgcaattttatttcaaagtctTAGAACCGTGCAGTTGTATTCTGTAGATCAAGTGAAATAGTTTTCAAAGCAACttacacttaataataaatcGCTAATCAATTCGAATTATATCCGAATGTAATCACAATTCTCCACAATTTTTCACGGAAGATAAATACGTTACGACTAAGTTAAATTACTCAAATAGTTTCAATATTTCTTTAAGTTagatactaaaaatatatctaaaaaatcGCAAACATAATCGATTCTTTAGCAGTTAAGAACTTCTTTATGTGCGTTACATATTTTAGCTGTTTGAATTTGAATCGTTTTGGTTGGCAATATAATTCAATTCATCAcatacttacaataaatatcAGGGGTATTAcatctgtatatatataattcaGGTGTCAACATTAGTTGCAAAGTTGCTTAACCGATATGTATATTCGGTAGTAAGCcccaaaaaatgtttttttaattattttgcaaatttttttatgatggGAAAAATACGTACAACGTTAAATCCCTACTTTTCAATAGcgataatattagtttaatagacaaaacaacgtttgccgagtcagctagttattattctttaaatcctttaaataataaaaaaaaaataagattattaataaaaaaaattacaaaaaaaaacgttctTACCTTGTGATTCAGGTATTATTGGAGGTGATTCAAGGTATGCTGgtggttattataattataaaagtcGAAAAAAAGCCTTTCTTACCTTGTGATCCTGGCATTATTGGGGGTGATTCAGGAATTATTGGAGGCGGTGGTGGTGGGACTATAACCACTGAATTATCCGCTGGTTCCCTTGCTGGTTGTGTACAGCTGTTGCAATTGACACAGACGGGACTCAAACCCCAACCCTCTCTAACACAGACACACACCAGACATTTGTACATCGGAGTCCAAACTGAGTGTATTTCATTTGCTCGCGAACATCTTACAAGATTTTGCCCTCCTAAAaaggaaattttaa is a window encoding:
- the LOC112053896 gene encoding proline-rich protein 36-like — protein: MYKCLVCVCVREGWGLSPVCVNCNSCTQPAREPADNSVVIVPPPPPPIIPESPPIMPGSQVSCSPLPTNTPFENPLNPCQTCVCTTIINSFGQEDVQIKCEENPSCVTPPEFIPIPPLPVPPRPVPMPLCENLPLNVQFPHPTERCMLCKCVIETNAWVPEKKMACQPDPACERYPLPPTPEYPMIPETPIVPEYPTIPEYPIIPTPPPTPPAPLPPIIPDNTPGPTDIEPIPWPPIVQPVPKPPSPLPGPPPHDTCRPYPPNTPFQHPWDDCQICICSEIYANNIVNIEVNCYTKKSCCIEPPIPEPPLLLPHKPSHPPNMFGPPPLYSDLVFLEQTCRFRAPNQPYVDNCNICTCEVEYQYVYAKCIPQPNCRPRFDSNAGAMAIAQANQQSGIANALQGYQSASSASQALAQASGSGLSFPNSLSNTAAGYNQGNNQYPYFIRESPSSSAEALANSQTGSTNISPYGNYPYLPGSGLSNAQANALANAQTSLSSPYGNYPYTSSGTSSAQAQSQTMAESSNLLPGMYGGGQSTAPSQAEALAQSGRGYGLYPYLPGSQSNTQSQAEAIANAQSQFSPYGTYPFLGSNQAQSQAEAIAQSNSLPSFGMYGQGGQSSAMSQADALAQSSAMSQDALAQSGGGYGLYPYLPGSQSNAQAQAEAIANAQSQSSPYATYTLPGNSQASAQADAIAASQLYPSIYPYPTDNVEPLYQPGSNAWDSSAQAQANAQSSSFGNPNAQSLYPYPGNNLGNAWDSSAQAQANAQASSFGNPNAQSLYPYPGNNLGNAWDYSAQAQANAQASSFGNQNAQSLYPYPGNNLGNAWDSSAQSQASSFGNAMAQSQALAQGGASAQSIAQAAAMSGRPLIKSGKGLCKYNGDKYHHNCQACSCFAEDDGKLYSLCLGNPCA